Proteins found in one Tsukamurella paurometabola DSM 20162 genomic segment:
- a CDS encoding polyketide cyclase: MPEESRHISVVIERPALEVYAYARQPENLPRWAAGLATGVRHDGDDLITDSPMGEVRVRFANDNEFGVLDHEVTLPDGTVVHNPLRVIQHPEGAEVLFTVRRLGASAEDFERDCATVRSDLERLRELLTSGD; the protein is encoded by the coding sequence ATGCCGGAGGAGTCGCGCCACATCAGCGTCGTGATCGAGCGGCCCGCGCTGGAGGTGTATGCCTACGCGCGGCAGCCCGAGAACCTGCCGCGGTGGGCGGCGGGACTGGCGACCGGGGTTCGTCACGACGGCGACGATCTGATCACCGACTCCCCCATGGGTGAGGTGCGGGTGCGGTTCGCCAATGACAACGAGTTCGGCGTACTCGACCACGAGGTCACGCTTCCCGACGGCACCGTCGTGCACAACCCACTCCGGGTGATCCAGCACCCCGAGGGCGCGGAGGTTCTGTTCACCGTGCGTCGCCTCGGAGCGAGCGCCGAGGACTTCGAGCGTGATTGCGCGACCGTGCGATCCGATCTTGAGCGCCTACGCGAGCTGCTGACCTCCGGGGATTGA
- a CDS encoding DUF6891 domain-containing protein, protein MGNGFLQQNATVPEYLQYGTLVRVLPDDRLRAASMLVYPGYLSPESATGVMEAAGLSSDEAHEIVQTARTNYQAHLDRSAGQGDWERFDAASAAIAEQGIVVRHSFTCCRTCADDEIELERTADEWGYVYFTQQDALDLAYAKASVYLGYGSFGPSPAIAAVEFERARNDPDKTKLNAFYEQTFDDLARIITSALDEQGLRYEWDGDTGNRIKVVDMDWRRPLAESAPESATPESAASESRSPEASEASAKPKRRGFGFTFD, encoded by the coding sequence ATGGGGAATGGGTTTTTGCAACAGAACGCGACGGTGCCGGAGTACCTGCAGTACGGGACGTTAGTGCGAGTGCTGCCGGACGATCGTCTGCGGGCCGCTTCCATGCTGGTCTACCCAGGTTATCTGAGCCCCGAATCCGCGACGGGTGTCATGGAAGCGGCAGGTCTCTCATCCGACGAGGCGCACGAAATCGTGCAGACCGCACGCACCAACTACCAGGCACACCTGGACCGGTCGGCAGGGCAGGGCGACTGGGAACGATTCGACGCAGCGTCCGCTGCGATCGCGGAACAGGGAATCGTTGTGCGGCACAGCTTCACCTGCTGCCGCACGTGCGCCGACGACGAGATCGAACTCGAGCGCACCGCCGACGAGTGGGGCTATGTCTACTTCACCCAGCAGGATGCCCTCGACCTCGCCTACGCCAAGGCCAGTGTGTATTTGGGATACGGATCCTTCGGACCGTCCCCGGCGATCGCGGCCGTCGAATTCGAACGTGCCCGCAACGATCCCGACAAGACGAAGCTCAACGCGTTCTACGAGCAGACCTTCGACGATCTCGCGCGGATCATCACCTCCGCCCTCGACGAGCAGGGCCTGCGCTACGAGTGGGACGGCGACACCGGTAACCGGATCAAGGTCGTCGACATGGACTGGCGGCGTCCCCTCGCGGAATCGGCACCCGAGTCCGCAACACCCGAGTCGGCGGCATCCGAGTCGAGGTCGCCCGAGGCGTCCGAGGCGTCGGCGAAACCGAAACGTCGCGGCTTCGGATTCACCTTCGACTAG